A stretch of the Aminipila terrae genome encodes the following:
- the polA gene encoding DNA polymerase I translates to MEKRIIIIDGNSLINRAYYAMQRPMITKEGLYTQGVYGFLNMLTKIKNDYEPAYIVVTFDKKAPTFRHLEYQEYKAGRKKMPPELAMQLPLLKEVLEAMNIKIIELEGYEADDLIGTIARVAEEQLLEPLIITGDKDALQLATDKTKILITKKGISEFEIYDKDALIDKYGFTPTQFIDFKGLMGDQSDNIPGIPGVGEKTAQKLILEFGSVEALISSIDFMAKGKLREKIEENAQLAIMSKRLATINTHVPIDIDFSEYLMEEPDYESLVSIYVKLEFNSLLKRLKATDLAAATDKLSEINQDSRKFEKKERQAIKISSLEEFESFFDGLENQEEIALKVYSDKNHKSTSSVYGIGVMSTNTIAFIQCDEYADILKRFATLMVEKSLKIFGYYLINDYYVLLTSLIRNDSPIIAREQGFFFNTIFDCAIAQYVLEPSKSNYELKTVAFELLHTEIENEEEFMSANGQLNIFGDLSDSYLDYTKKWAETIEEIRFVQESKLKREELEEVYYQVELPLIEPMASMECYGFKLDKTELMTAGESISKQLEKLTDIIYEYAGEEFNINSPVQLGTILFEKMGLPAGKKTKRGYSTNAEILEKIRHEHDIIPCILEYRTLSKLKGTYIDGLLPLVHDDGRIHAHFQQTVTATGRISCTEPNLQNIPIKQELGRKLRKAFVSEEEFTLVGADYSQIELRVLAHMSEEQHLIDAFNNGDDIHRITAARVFKVPEEDVTALQRSNAKAVNFGVIYGMSGFGLSEELNITRKEAERYIDEYFKTNTNVKIFMDEQIKFCKENGYVATIMGRKRAIHEINASNYMVRQLGERLAMNSPIQGSAADIIKLAMIKVYRELNKKNAKSRLILQVHDELIIETAEEETADIEILLRECMESAMDLKIKLAVELNQGNNWYNLK, encoded by the coding sequence ATGGAAAAAAGAATTATAATTATAGATGGAAACAGTTTAATAAACAGGGCGTATTATGCTATGCAGCGTCCAATGATAACAAAAGAAGGACTGTACACTCAGGGAGTGTACGGTTTTCTTAATATGCTCACAAAAATTAAAAATGACTATGAACCTGCATATATCGTTGTAACTTTTGATAAAAAGGCGCCTACTTTCCGTCATCTGGAATATCAGGAATATAAAGCAGGAAGGAAAAAGATGCCTCCGGAACTGGCCATGCAGCTTCCTCTTTTAAAAGAAGTTCTTGAAGCCATGAATATTAAGATTATTGAGCTGGAAGGATACGAAGCAGATGATTTAATTGGAACCATTGCCAGAGTGGCAGAAGAACAACTTCTGGAACCTTTAATCATTACAGGAGACAAAGATGCATTACAGCTGGCTACGGATAAAACAAAAATTTTAATTACCAAAAAAGGTATTTCAGAGTTTGAAATATATGATAAAGATGCATTAATTGATAAGTATGGGTTTACTCCCACACAGTTTATTGATTTTAAAGGATTGATGGGAGATCAGTCGGATAATATTCCAGGCATACCCGGAGTAGGGGAAAAGACAGCCCAAAAACTTATTTTAGAATTTGGTTCAGTAGAAGCGTTAATAAGCAGCATAGATTTTATGGCGAAAGGAAAGCTCAGGGAAAAAATTGAAGAAAATGCTCAGCTGGCAATCATGAGTAAAAGACTTGCAACCATCAATACCCATGTACCTATTGATATAGACTTTTCTGAATATCTCATGGAAGAACCTGATTATGAAAGCTTAGTAAGTATCTACGTAAAATTAGAATTTAACAGTCTTTTAAAACGCTTAAAAGCAACGGATCTGGCAGCCGCCACAGATAAGCTGTCAGAAATAAATCAGGATAGCAGAAAATTTGAAAAAAAGGAAAGGCAGGCAATAAAAATCTCTTCTTTAGAGGAATTTGAAAGTTTCTTTGATGGCTTGGAAAATCAGGAAGAAATAGCTTTAAAAGTTTATTCTGATAAGAATCATAAATCTACGTCGTCTGTATACGGAATAGGAGTTATGTCTACCAACACGATTGCCTTTATTCAATGTGATGAATATGCTGATATTTTAAAGAGATTTGCAACTTTAATGGTAGAAAAAAGCTTGAAAATATTTGGATATTATTTAATAAATGATTATTATGTACTTTTAACATCATTAATCAGGAATGATAGCCCAATTATCGCCAGAGAGCAGGGCTTTTTCTTTAACACCATCTTTGATTGTGCCATAGCTCAATATGTTCTGGAACCGTCAAAGAGTAACTATGAATTGAAAACCGTGGCTTTTGAATTGCTTCACACAGAAATTGAAAATGAAGAAGAATTTATGTCTGCTAATGGACAGTTAAATATTTTTGGGGATTTAAGTGACAGTTATCTGGATTATACAAAGAAATGGGCGGAGACCATTGAAGAAATCAGATTTGTTCAGGAAAGCAAGTTGAAGCGTGAAGAACTGGAAGAAGTATATTATCAGGTGGAACTTCCGCTGATTGAACCAATGGCTTCTATGGAGTGCTATGGATTTAAGCTTGACAAAACGGAATTAATGACTGCTGGAGAATCCATTTCAAAACAGCTGGAAAAACTCACCGATATAATTTATGAATATGCAGGAGAAGAATTTAATATTAATTCACCTGTACAGCTTGGCACTATTTTATTTGAAAAGATGGGACTGCCTGCTGGTAAAAAGACAAAACGTGGTTACTCCACCAATGCAGAAATTCTTGAAAAAATCAGACATGAGCATGATATTATTCCTTGTATCCTGGAGTATAGAACCTTATCAAAACTGAAAGGAACCTATATCGATGGCCTGCTGCCCCTGGTTCATGATGATGGAAGGATTCATGCCCATTTTCAGCAGACTGTAACTGCTACTGGGAGAATAAGTTGTACGGAACCAAACTTGCAGAATATCCCTATAAAGCAGGAATTGGGAAGAAAACTCAGAAAAGCATTTGTATCAGAAGAGGAATTCACTTTAGTAGGTGCAGATTATTCTCAGATTGAGCTCAGAGTACTGGCACATATGTCAGAAGAGCAACATCTGATTGATGCGTTTAATAATGGGGATGATATTCATAGAATTACGGCTGCCAGAGTGTTTAAAGTCCCAGAAGAGGATGTTACAGCATTACAGAGAAGTAATGCCAAAGCCGTTAACTTCGGTGTAATATATGGAATGAGTGGTTTCGGCCTTTCGGAGGAACTTAATATTACAAGAAAAGAAGCCGAAAGATATATTGATGAATACTTTAAAACCAACACCAATGTAAAAATCTTTATGGATGAACAGATTAAGTTTTGCAAAGAAAATGGATATGTAGCCACAATCATGGGGAGAAAAAGAGCTATACATGAAATCAACGCAAGTAACTATATGGTCCGGCAGTTGGGAGAAAGGCTGGCAATGAACAGTCCTATTCAGGGAAGTGCTGCTGATATCATCAAACTGGCAATGATTAAAGTATATCGTGAACTTAATAAGAAGAATGCCAAATCCAGGCTTATTTTACAGGTTCATGATGAATTAATTATTGAAACTGCTGAAGAAGAGACAGCTGACATAGAAATTCTCCTAAGAGAATGTATGGAAAGTGCCATGGATCTTAAAATTAAGCTTGCAGTAGAACTGAATCAGGGTAATAACTGGTATAATCTGAAATAA
- a CDS encoding ABC transporter substrate-binding protein: MVKKVLIISVAIIILAGIIIYSQHGQVYNLLNKSNKEKVVYTESQTIKLPMEKVRTLNPVTSKDSDTYQISKLVFESLFYLDNNLSLTNGLASSYSYSPDKDSVTITIKTDSYFSNGSNVTGEDVKYSIDNYIAAAASGNTIYGSYVANIQSVSVERNDKYSVVVNFKNKSDVSMENFVFPIVSERNFGKYQASKVVSTDFIPVGSGPYAIENYNDISKLDLVANDYYNGEKPTNALSFTVLPEKNDVIPLLEVNNISTGCLEALSRNTLISDKKINSKNFASNEVEVVGYNFTKEAMADKKVRQAIAYAIDTKSLNETAYYKNGIACDSIYFPGYLGIKNTGDHYKFDLKKAAKLLASANYLDKDGNGYLEDKNNNELTVSILVNGADQSRKMVAEAIKASLDKLSVSSRIIYATDSDDFNNKLHAKDYDIFVGGMKINETYDLRSFLHSDYNNIIGYSNKKVDRLLDKLKSGITQDQKIEDVKAIKSILSDELPYYCIIYKTYGALTAESLKGNNNSFMFNNFYNGCQSWYCKYPVAETPKVVDSAVNNNSENQ; this comes from the coding sequence ATGGTAAAGAAAGTATTAATTATAAGTGTAGCTATAATTATTCTGGCAGGAATCATTATATATAGCCAGCATGGTCAGGTATATAATTTATTAAATAAATCAAATAAGGAAAAAGTAGTTTATACAGAATCCCAAACAATTAAACTACCTATGGAGAAAGTCAGAACCCTCAATCCGGTCACATCAAAAGATTCAGATACGTATCAAATAAGCAAACTAGTCTTTGAAAGTTTGTTTTATCTGGACAACAATCTCTCTTTAACCAATGGCCTTGCCAGCAGTTACAGCTATTCACCAGATAAAGACTCCGTGACCATCACTATAAAAACAGATTCTTATTTTAGTAATGGGAGCAATGTAACTGGGGAAGATGTTAAATATTCTATTGATAATTATATAGCTGCTGCTGCATCCGGCAATACAATTTATGGTAGCTATGTTGCAAATATTCAGTCAGTATCTGTTGAAAGAAATGACAAATATTCTGTTGTGGTTAATTTTAAGAATAAAAGCGACGTCTCAATGGAAAACTTTGTATTTCCTATTGTTTCAGAGAGAAATTTCGGTAAATATCAGGCATCCAAGGTGGTCTCAACAGATTTTATACCTGTTGGATCTGGTCCTTATGCCATCGAAAATTATAATGACATCTCTAAACTGGATTTAGTTGCAAATGATTATTATAATGGTGAAAAACCAACGAATGCTTTGTCTTTCACTGTTTTGCCTGAGAAAAACGATGTTATTCCTTTGCTGGAAGTAAATAATATCTCCACGGGCTGTTTAGAAGCGTTATCAAGAAATACTCTTATTTCAGATAAAAAAATTAACTCTAAAAATTTTGCTTCTAATGAAGTTGAAGTTGTGGGATATAATTTTACCAAGGAAGCTATGGCTGATAAAAAGGTTCGCCAGGCAATAGCTTATGCCATTGATACAAAATCTTTAAATGAAACGGCCTACTATAAAAATGGAATAGCCTGTGACAGTATATATTTCCCAGGGTATTTAGGAATAAAAAATACTGGTGATCATTATAAATTTGACTTAAAGAAGGCGGCAAAGCTGCTGGCTTCGGCAAATTACCTTGATAAAGACGGAAATGGATATTTAGAAGATAAAAACAACAATGAGCTTACAGTATCAATTCTTGTGAATGGTGCAGATCAAAGCAGAAAGATGGTTGCTGAAGCTATAAAGGCATCACTGGATAAACTGTCTGTTTCCAGCCGTATTATTTACGCTACAGATTCAGATGATTTTAACAATAAATTACATGCAAAAGATTATGATATATTTGTAGGCGGCATGAAAATTAATGAAACATACGATTTAAGAAGCTTTCTCCATTCCGATTATAATAATATAATTGGTTATTCCAATAAAAAAGTTGACAGGCTTTTGGATAAATTAAAATCTGGAATAACACAGGATCAGAAAATAGAAGATGTAAAAGCCATAAAAAGCATACTCAGCGATGAACTACCATATTATTGTATTATTTATAAAACTTACGGTGCACTGACAGCAGAAAGTTTAAAGGGAAATAACAATAGTTTTATGTTCAACAATTTTTATAATGGCTGCCAAAGCTGGTATTGCAAATACCCTGTGGCTGAAACTCCTAAGGTGGTTGATTCAGCTGTGAATAATAATTCTGAAAATCAATAA
- a CDS encoding TIGR04086 family membrane protein codes for MNYVYKLLKGYLIAFIIFFILTAVITLFIKFTSTPENLSVYYLITAMCAATLFLGIFSGKLIGRKGLLSAIGLSGIFVFFIIFTINCTYFQDLTLNSFNPQYLFPVAVGGIGGIIGVNAKK; via the coding sequence ATGAACTATGTTTATAAATTACTAAAAGGTTACCTGATTGCTTTTATCATATTTTTTATTCTAACAGCTGTAATTACACTTTTTATAAAATTCACATCAACCCCTGAGAATTTATCAGTCTATTATCTGATTACGGCAATGTGTGCTGCGACCTTGTTTTTAGGGATTTTTTCAGGAAAATTAATTGGAAGGAAAGGACTTCTGTCAGCAATAGGATTATCGGGTATCTTTGTGTTTTTTATTATTTTCACCATAAACTGTACTTATTTTCAAGATTTAACATTAAATAGCTTCAATCCACAATATCTGTTTCCTGTGGCAGTGGGAGGTATCGGTGGCATAATAGGTGTAAATGCTAAAAAATAG
- the yajC gene encoding preprotein translocase subunit YajC: protein MGSLYQNLLPFVLLIVIMYFLLIRPQKKKEKTVNEMRNSIKAGDEIITIGGICGKVVKVKDETIVIQVGAEKLKFEMMKWSISKVVNRDESKNSSKKSKPVEETEEAPKKSLPKRLKKTEEDSAEVPAVEENTAQESPLTEEETEK from the coding sequence ATGGGATCGTTATACCAAAATTTATTGCCTTTTGTCCTATTAATAGTAATCATGTATTTTTTATTAATACGACCACAAAAGAAAAAGGAAAAAACTGTCAACGAAATGAGGAACAGCATTAAGGCTGGAGATGAAATTATTACTATTGGCGGTATTTGCGGAAAAGTCGTTAAAGTTAAAGATGAAACCATTGTTATTCAGGTTGGAGCAGAAAAGCTTAAATTTGAAATGATGAAGTGGTCTATTTCTAAAGTAGTCAACAGGGATGAATCAAAGAATTCTTCAAAGAAATCAAAGCCTGTTGAAGAAACTGAAGAAGCTCCTAAAAAGTCACTTCCTAAAAGACTGAAAAAGACAGAAGAAGATAGCGCAGAAGTTCCTGCTGTGGAAGAAAATACAGCTCAGGAAAGTCCGTTAACTGAAGAAGAAACTGAAAAATAA
- the dtd gene encoding D-aminoacyl-tRNA deacylase, with protein MRAVVQRVTDADVTVNGTVTGAIKKGFVVLLGVEDTDDIKDVTYIVDKVSGLRVFEDEDEKMNLSLVDVGGEVLAVSQFTLFGDARKGKRPSFIKAARPELAKELYDEFVRQIKAKGIITGEGVFQADMLVRINNDGPVTILLDSKKLF; from the coding sequence ATGAGAGCAGTTGTACAAAGGGTAACAGATGCTGATGTAACTGTAAATGGAACGGTTACTGGAGCAATAAAAAAAGGTTTTGTTGTGCTGTTAGGCGTAGAAGATACCGATGATATAAAAGACGTTACTTATATCGTAGACAAAGTGTCTGGCTTAAGAGTTTTTGAAGATGAAGATGAAAAAATGAACCTCTCCTTAGTTGATGTGGGAGGTGAAGTACTGGCAGTTTCTCAATTTACTTTATTTGGGGATGCCAGAAAAGGTAAGCGGCCAAGTTTTATTAAAGCAGCCAGACCAGAACTGGCAAAAGAACTTTATGATGAGTTTGTCAGGCAGATAAAAGCCAAAGGCATTATTACGGGTGAAGGTGTATTTCAGGCTGATATGCTTGTAAGAATTAACAATGATGGTCCGGTTACTATATTGCTTGACAGCAAAAAATTGTTTTAA
- a CDS encoding RelA/SpoT family protein, which yields MLSMEQFLNDLLAINPHYDVELISKAYKKAEEMHEGQLRKSGEPYLIHPMAVAKILAEIGMDENTIVAGLLHDVVEDTPYTKEQLKEEFGEEVLLLVDGVTKLSSIVFESKEERQAENLRKMFLAMSKDIRVLIIKLADRLHNLRTINYMNENKIIDKCKETLEIYAPLASRLGIYTMKFELEDIALKCLDKDAYYELVNAVKAKKEEREEVINQVIDEIRNSLDDLKIHYDINGRSKHFYSIYKKMKYQHKQIDEIFDLTAVRIIVDTIKDCYAVLGVVHTMWKPIPGRFKDYIAMPKPNMYQSLHTTVIGDNGDPFEIQIRTYDMHKVAELGIAAHWKYKEGISSKEMNGEEVKLAWLRQTLEWQKEMNDPKEFMETLKVDLFASQVFVFTPGGDVIELPAGSTPLDFAFKIHSAVGYKCVGAKVNGKMVPIDHRLENGNIVEIVTSSNSKGPSTDWLKIAKSSHARNKIRSFLKKENKSDNVEKGKELLEKYLRKKGYDPIQVMKNSYINRLVKSFNLTSHDDLYTQVSYGGAFLGRVAINLISYFHEEKQEELKKSENDITNITVNEKKKKQNKDKNQTGVSVKGVDNLLIRFSKCCNPVPGDEIVGFITKGRGISVHRKDCVNILTMPEVERSRFIEVEWDANEDSKSYNADICILSEDRKGLFSDLSRICEDMDVHITGVNAKSAKDQIINITMTLSISNTNQMEKVLRSLRNVPGVADVYRAIT from the coding sequence ATGTTAAGTATGGAACAATTTTTAAACGACCTTTTAGCTATTAACCCACACTATGATGTAGAGTTAATAAGCAAAGCTTATAAAAAAGCAGAAGAAATGCATGAAGGACAACTTAGAAAATCTGGAGAACCGTATCTAATCCATCCAATGGCAGTTGCAAAAATATTAGCTGAAATCGGTATGGATGAGAATACTATTGTCGCAGGTCTGCTTCATGATGTCGTTGAAGATACTCCATATACAAAAGAACAACTTAAAGAAGAATTTGGAGAAGAAGTGCTGTTACTGGTTGATGGAGTAACAAAGCTCAGTTCCATTGTTTTTGAAAGTAAAGAAGAAAGACAGGCCGAAAACCTCAGAAAAATGTTTTTGGCCATGTCTAAAGATATCCGGGTACTAATTATAAAATTAGCCGACAGACTCCATAATCTTAGAACGATTAATTACATGAATGAAAATAAGATTATAGATAAATGTAAAGAAACCCTGGAGATATATGCACCCCTTGCAAGCAGACTAGGTATTTATACCATGAAATTTGAACTGGAAGATATTGCACTGAAATGTCTTGACAAAGATGCATATTATGAATTAGTAAATGCAGTAAAAGCAAAAAAAGAAGAACGAGAAGAAGTAATAAATCAGGTAATTGATGAAATACGAAACAGTCTGGATGATCTAAAAATTCACTATGACATTAATGGAAGGTCAAAGCATTTTTACAGCATATATAAGAAAATGAAATACCAGCATAAACAAATTGATGAAATATTTGATTTAACTGCTGTAAGAATCATCGTTGACACAATAAAGGATTGTTACGCTGTACTTGGTGTAGTCCATACCATGTGGAAGCCTATACCTGGAAGATTTAAAGATTATATCGCCATGCCAAAGCCTAATATGTATCAGTCTTTGCATACTACAGTTATAGGAGATAATGGTGATCCTTTTGAAATTCAGATAAGAACTTATGACATGCATAAAGTTGCAGAGCTCGGTATTGCTGCACACTGGAAATATAAAGAAGGTATATCTTCCAAAGAAATGAACGGTGAAGAAGTAAAGCTGGCATGGCTGAGGCAGACTCTTGAATGGCAAAAAGAAATGAATGACCCAAAAGAGTTTATGGAAACCCTTAAGGTAGATTTGTTTGCAAGCCAGGTATTTGTTTTTACTCCTGGGGGCGATGTTATAGAATTGCCTGCAGGTTCCACGCCTTTAGACTTTGCTTTTAAAATTCACTCTGCTGTAGGGTATAAATGTGTTGGAGCCAAAGTGAACGGGAAAATGGTACCTATTGATCACAGGCTTGAAAACGGTAATATTGTTGAGATTGTTACTTCTTCAAATTCTAAAGGACCGAGTACTGACTGGCTGAAAATCGCGAAAAGCAGCCATGCCAGAAATAAGATCAGAAGCTTTTTAAAGAAGGAAAATAAGTCTGATAATGTTGAAAAGGGGAAAGAACTTTTAGAAAAATACTTGAGGAAAAAAGGTTATGACCCAATTCAGGTAATGAAAAATTCCTATATAAACAGACTGGTAAAAAGTTTTAATCTGACTTCCCATGATGATTTATATACTCAGGTAAGCTATGGCGGAGCCTTCTTAGGGAGAGTAGCCATCAATCTTATTAGTTATTTTCATGAAGAAAAGCAGGAAGAACTTAAGAAAAGTGAAAATGACATAACTAACATTACTGTAAACGAGAAGAAGAAAAAACAGAATAAAGATAAAAACCAGACAGGAGTATCTGTAAAAGGCGTTGATAATCTTCTTATTCGCTTTTCCAAATGCTGCAATCCTGTCCCTGGAGATGAAATTGTAGGTTTTATAACCAAAGGTCGTGGTATATCTGTACATAGAAAAGACTGTGTAAATATACTGACGATGCCTGAGGTGGAAAGAAGCAGATTTATTGAAGTTGAATGGGATGCAAATGAAGACAGTAAGTCGTATAATGCTGATATTTGCATACTCTCAGAAGATCGTAAGGGACTTTTTTCAGATTTGTCAAGAATCTGCGAAGATATGGACGTTCATATTACTGGTGTAAATGCAAAAAGTGCCAAAGATCAGATTATAAATATTACTATGACATTATCTATTTCCAACACGAATCAAATGGAAAAAGTATTACGTTCTTTAAGGAATGTTCCTGGAGTAGCTGATGTATATAGAGCTATAACATAA
- the coaE gene encoding dephospho-CoA kinase (Dephospho-CoA kinase (CoaE) performs the final step in coenzyme A biosynthesis.), translating into MKIIGLTGGIGSGKSTVSDYLSQKGYPIIDADKIARQIVAPDSETLFKLVECFGNSILNQDGTLNRKGLALTAFSNKEQKQKLDSIMLSEIVRIISDNIEKYEKQGEKLIFIDAPLLFETGLDKKSNEIWVVDAEDEVRIQRVIKRDGSSREEILLRIENQMSRQEQHDKADYILNNSTTQEALYEQVDKLLKS; encoded by the coding sequence ATGAAAATCATAGGACTGACAGGCGGTATTGGAAGTGGCAAATCAACAGTATCAGACTATTTATCCCAAAAAGGATATCCGATTATTGATGCAGATAAAATTGCAAGGCAGATTGTTGCGCCGGATTCTGAAACTTTATTTAAACTTGTTGAATGCTTTGGAAACAGCATTTTGAACCAGGATGGCACTTTAAACAGAAAGGGTCTGGCTCTTACAGCTTTTTCCAATAAAGAGCAGAAACAAAAACTGGACAGTATCATGCTTAGTGAAATCGTGAGGATTATTTCAGATAATATTGAAAAATATGAGAAGCAGGGTGAAAAACTGATATTTATTGATGCTCCTCTGCTTTTTGAAACTGGATTAGATAAAAAATCAAATGAGATATGGGTAGTAGATGCTGAAGATGAAGTAAGAATCCAAAGAGTGATTAAAAGAGATGGCTCCTCACGGGAAGAAATACTGCTGAGAATTGAAAATCAGATGAGCAGGCAGGAGCAGCATGACAAGGCAGATTATATTTTGAACAATTCCACAACTCAGGAAGCTTTATATGAGCAAGTTGACAAATTATTGAAAAGTTAA
- the secD gene encoding protein translocase subunit SecD produces the protein MSAQMKKALAVFTIIIIVLGWAITIWGAGPIPSIKDKIKLGLDIEGGVYVVMEAKTNATGDNLKKLMEQTQAVIEQRVNQMGLSEPIVTIEGQKRIRIELPGAEDADEAIKQIGKTAQLQFFLADGTKVLDGGMVKDAGIESDKQNGGYAVSLKFDKDGTEAFAQATQKALSGSVQSTIKGVDSRAIAIVLDNKIISAPVVNSVIQNGQAIITGGTGGFPQEEATNLSALIRGGSLPVALQEVNTSTQSATIGYNAFEMSVIAGIIAIGLIIFIMLAFYGIMGLAANIALLLYVILVLWSMGLMGTVLTLPGIGGFILSVGMAVDANVIIFTRIREEIAAGKSVRVAVHSGFRRALNTIIDSHCTTIIASIVLYQLGTGPVRGFAITLLLGIIASLFTATVVTQLFLTLSSESKHWSAKKYYGMNEDNTPKHYIKKQFYFIKYRKVYYIIAACVIITGLIVGGIRGYNYGIDFTGGTMMQINMEKQVNLNNVDKSLQAVGIKASELVYAGKDNSEIIIKTMSSLDNADRNKVIAQFNKDFGITEKNVLTVEQFGPSVGKDLRTNAVKAVIISCIAMLIYINFRFEWRFGVAAIAGVLHDVLTVIALYGIFHVTINNPFIAGILTVLGYSMNDTIVIFDRIRENLGIMKKNKLEELIDYSINETLGRSIMTSSTVLVVMIPLFILASNSIREFMLPLFVGVVVGTMSSIFMCSPIYYELCNLSGNAKNKGKKYKK, from the coding sequence ATGAGCGCACAAATGAAAAAAGCTTTAGCAGTCTTTACAATTATTATTATTGTACTGGGATGGGCAATCACCATATGGGGAGCAGGGCCTATACCATCAATTAAAGATAAAATAAAGCTGGGCCTTGACATCGAGGGTGGTGTTTATGTAGTAATGGAAGCAAAAACAAACGCCACTGGTGACAATTTGAAAAAGTTAATGGAGCAGACTCAGGCTGTAATCGAGCAGAGAGTAAACCAGATGGGTCTTTCAGAACCAATCGTAACCATTGAAGGTCAAAAGAGAATCAGAATTGAACTGCCAGGAGCAGAAGATGCAGATGAAGCCATCAAACAGATTGGTAAAACTGCTCAGCTACAGTTCTTCTTAGCTGATGGAACTAAAGTTCTTGATGGTGGTATGGTCAAGGATGCCGGTATTGAATCTGACAAACAGAATGGTGGATATGCTGTTTCACTTAAGTTTGATAAAGATGGTACAGAAGCTTTCGCACAGGCTACACAAAAGGCACTATCCGGCAGTGTACAGTCTACAATAAAAGGAGTGGATTCAAGAGCTATTGCTATTGTCTTAGATAATAAGATTATTTCAGCTCCAGTAGTAAACTCCGTTATTCAGAACGGACAGGCTATTATAACTGGAGGAACGGGTGGTTTCCCTCAGGAGGAAGCAACAAATCTTTCTGCTTTAATCAGAGGAGGATCATTACCTGTAGCCCTACAAGAAGTTAACACTTCAACACAATCTGCAACAATTGGTTATAATGCCTTTGAAATGAGTGTAATTGCAGGTATTATAGCAATCGGATTAATTATCTTTATAATGCTTGCATTTTATGGAATCATGGGTCTTGCAGCTAATATAGCTTTACTACTTTATGTTATACTTGTTCTTTGGTCCATGGGACTTATGGGAACTGTTTTAACCTTGCCGGGTATTGGAGGCTTTATTCTTTCAGTAGGTATGGCCGTTGACGCCAATGTTATTATTTTCACCAGAATCAGAGAAGAAATTGCCGCTGGAAAATCTGTAAGAGTTGCAGTGCACTCTGGTTTTAGAAGAGCTTTAAATACGATTATAGACTCACACTGTACAACAATTATTGCATCTATCGTGTTATATCAGCTTGGTACAGGTCCTGTTAGAGGATTTGCTATTACGCTTCTTCTTGGTATCATCGCAAGTCTGTTTACTGCAACTGTTGTTACGCAGCTGTTCTTAACTTTAAGCAGCGAGTCAAAACATTGGAGTGCAAAAAAATATTATGGCATGAATGAAGATAATACTCCAAAGCATTATATTAAGAAACAGTTTTACTTTATAAAATACAGAAAAGTATATTATATCATCGCAGCTTGTGTAATTATAACTGGACTTATTGTAGGTGGTATAAGAGGATACAATTATGGTATTGACTTTACAGGCGGTACTATGATGCAGATTAATATGGAAAAGCAGGTAAACTTAAATAATGTTGATAAGTCTTTACAGGCAGTTGGCATTAAGGCATCTGAACTGGTGTATGCAGGAAAAGACAATTCTGAGATTATTATTAAAACCATGTCTTCACTGGATAATGCAGACAGAAATAAGGTTATCGCACAATTTAATAAAGACTTCGGTATTACAGAAAAGAATGTTTTAACTGTTGAACAGTTTGGTCCATCTGTAGGTAAAGATTTACGTACAAATGCGGTTAAAGCAGTAATCATTTCCTGTATAGCCATGTTAATTTATATCAACTTCAGATTCGAATGGAGATTCGGTGTTGCTGCTATTGCAGGTGTATTGCATGATGTATTAACTGTTATTGCATTATATGGAATTTTCCATGTAACCATAAACAATCCATTTATCGCAGGTATTCTGACTGTTTTAGGTTATTCTATGAATGATACCATTGTAATATTTGACCGAATCAGAGAAAATCTGGGAATAATGAAAAAGAATAAACTGGAAGAATTAATTGACTATAGTATAAATGAAACCCTTGGACGTTCCATCATGACTTCATCAACAGTGTTAGTAGTTATGATTCCTCTGTTTATTCTGGCTTCAAATTCAATCAGAGAATTTATGCTGCCACTTTTTGTAGGTGTAGTAGTAGGAACCATGTCATCCATATTTATGTGCAGCCCGATTTATTACGAATTGTGTAATTTATCAGGTAATGCTAAAAATAAAGGAAAGAAATACAAAAAATAG